The Impatiens glandulifera chromosome 3, dImpGla2.1, whole genome shotgun sequence genome contains a region encoding:
- the LOC124931899 gene encoding putative ribosome biogenesis protein C8F11.04 isoform X1, translating into MGVAEEILVHQPPSSAATSRVKSDIIQRAVTSLLKWKNSESRAQKPQLLEEDDFIYLVLTMKKIPPKDRTNAYKIPLPHSLRDSSAASEFCLIIDDRDRSKSRLTSEDAKKKVKAEDIPISKVLKVSKLKTDYRPFEAKRKLCDSYDMFFADRRVIPLLPKMIGKQFYRKKKIPVPIDLTHKNWKEQIERVCSSALLYMRTGTCCVLKVGKSSMEKEEIVENVQAAIDGVAEIVPKKWKGVRSFHLKFSESLALPIYQVMPDMLLKIEGVKRVEEEASIKEGSVIEVANEGDKIEKLSAQKDSDKKKSKGRIHDVQYMDTEEDEATEDLRKNDDEEEEVEEMEVEASGKKKRKHKDVKITPSKLKGGKKIKKLSDEATNVVEEQSVGKDSAAKKAKKKSPNLKAKKLSDEATNVVEEQSVGKDSAAKKAKKKSLNLKDKKIKKKLSK; encoded by the exons ATGGGTGTTGCAGAGGAGATTCTTGTTCATCAACCTCCGTCTTCCGCCGCCACATCTAGGGTTAAATCTGATATAATACAGAGAGCAGTAACATCCCTTCTTAAATGGAAGAATTCTGAATCAAGGGCTCAAAAGCCCCAGTTGCTGGAAGAAGATGACTTCATTTACCTTGTTCTTACCATGAAGAAAATCCCTCCCAAAGACAGAACAAACGCCTATAAAATCCCGCTTCCTCATTCTCTACGCGACTCCTCCGCCGCCTCTGAGTTCTGTCTCATCATTGACGACCGTGATCGCTCCAAGTCGAGGCTCACCTCTGAAGATGCGAAGAAGAAGGTCAAGGCAGAAGATATTCCTATTAGCAAGGTCTTGAAGGTCTCCAAGCTTAAGACAGATTACAG GCCGTTCGAAGCAAAGCGAAAGCTATGCGATTCGTATGACATGTTCTTCGCAGATAGGAGAGTGATTCCGTTACTTCCTAAGATGATAGGGAAGCAATTCtataggaagaagaagataccAGTGCCGATTGATCTAACACATAAGAACTGGAAGGAACAAATAGAAAGGGTTTGCTCTTCAGCACTATTATATATGAGGACTGGGACTTGTTGTGTTTTGAAAGTTGGTAAGTCTTCAATGGAGAAAGAAGAGATTGTGGAGAATGTTCAAGCTGCAATTGATGGGGTGGCTGAGATTGTTCCAAAGAAATGGAAGGGTGTGAGGTCATTTCATTTGAAATTCTCTGAGTCTTTGGCATTGCCCATATATCAGGTTATGCCAGATATGTTGCTGAAGATTGAAGGAGTGAAAAGAGTGGAGGAGGAGGCCTCGATCAAAGAGGGAAGTGTGATTGAGGTTGCTAATGAGGGTGATAAAATTGAGAAATTAAGTGCGCAAAAGGATTCTGATAAGAAGAAGAGCAAGGGTAGGATTCATGATGTTCAATATATGGATACCGAAGAAGATGAAGCTACAGAAGATTTGAGAAAGAATGATGATGAGGAGGAAGAGGTGGAAGAGATGGAGGTGGAGGCATCAGgcaagaagaagaggaaacaTAAGGATGTGAAGATTACTCCAAGCAAGTTGAAAGgcggaaaaaaaataaagaaattgtcTGATGAGGCAACAAATGTGGTCGAAGAACAATCTGTGGGAAAGGATTCTGCTGCAAAGAAGGCTAAGAAGAAGAGTCCTAATTTGAAGGCTAAGAAATTGTCTGATGAGGCAACAAATGTGGTCGAAGAGCAATCTGTGGGAAAGGATTCTGCTGCAAAGAAGGCTAAGAAGAAGAGTCTTAATTTGAAGGacaagaaaatcaagaaaaagtTATCAAAATGA
- the LOC124931899 gene encoding putative ribosome biogenesis protein C8F11.04 isoform X2 produces the protein MGVAEEILVHQPPSSAATSRVKSDIIQRAVTSLLKWKNSESRAQKPQLLEEDDFIYLVLTMKKIPPKDRTNAYKIPLPHSLRDSSAASEFCLIIDDRDRSKSRLTSEDAKKKVKAEDIPISKVLKVSKLKTDYRPFEAKRKLCDSYDMFFADRRVIPLLPKMIGKQFYRKKKIPVPIDLTHKNWKEQIERVCSSALLYMRTGTCCVLKVGKSSMEKEEIVENVQAAIDGVAEIVPKKWKGVRSFHLKFSESLALPIYQVMPDMLLKIEGVKRVEEEASIKEGSVIEVANEGDKIEKLSAQKDSDKKKSKGRIHDVQYMDTEEDEATEDLRKNDDEEEEVEEMEVEASGKKKRKHKDVKITPSKLKGGKKIKKLSDEATNVVEEQSVGKDSAAKKAKKKSPNLKDKKIKKKLSK, from the exons ATGGGTGTTGCAGAGGAGATTCTTGTTCATCAACCTCCGTCTTCCGCCGCCACATCTAGGGTTAAATCTGATATAATACAGAGAGCAGTAACATCCCTTCTTAAATGGAAGAATTCTGAATCAAGGGCTCAAAAGCCCCAGTTGCTGGAAGAAGATGACTTCATTTACCTTGTTCTTACCATGAAGAAAATCCCTCCCAAAGACAGAACAAACGCCTATAAAATCCCGCTTCCTCATTCTCTACGCGACTCCTCCGCCGCCTCTGAGTTCTGTCTCATCATTGACGACCGTGATCGCTCCAAGTCGAGGCTCACCTCTGAAGATGCGAAGAAGAAGGTCAAGGCAGAAGATATTCCTATTAGCAAGGTCTTGAAGGTCTCCAAGCTTAAGACAGATTACAG GCCGTTCGAAGCAAAGCGAAAGCTATGCGATTCGTATGACATGTTCTTCGCAGATAGGAGAGTGATTCCGTTACTTCCTAAGATGATAGGGAAGCAATTCtataggaagaagaagataccAGTGCCGATTGATCTAACACATAAGAACTGGAAGGAACAAATAGAAAGGGTTTGCTCTTCAGCACTATTATATATGAGGACTGGGACTTGTTGTGTTTTGAAAGTTGGTAAGTCTTCAATGGAGAAAGAAGAGATTGTGGAGAATGTTCAAGCTGCAATTGATGGGGTGGCTGAGATTGTTCCAAAGAAATGGAAGGGTGTGAGGTCATTTCATTTGAAATTCTCTGAGTCTTTGGCATTGCCCATATATCAGGTTATGCCAGATATGTTGCTGAAGATTGAAGGAGTGAAAAGAGTGGAGGAGGAGGCCTCGATCAAAGAGGGAAGTGTGATTGAGGTTGCTAATGAGGGTGATAAAATTGAGAAATTAAGTGCGCAAAAGGATTCTGATAAGAAGAAGAGCAAGGGTAGGATTCATGATGTTCAATATATGGATACCGAAGAAGATGAAGCTACAGAAGATTTGAGAAAGAATGATGATGAGGAGGAAGAGGTGGAAGAGATGGAGGTGGAGGCATCAGgcaagaagaagaggaaacaTAAGGATGTGAAGATTACTCCAAGCAAGTTGAAAGgcggaaaaaaaataaagaaattgtcTGATGAGGCAACAAATGTGGTCGAAGAACAATCTGTGGGAAAGGATTCTGCTGCAAAGAAGGCTAAGAAGAAGAGTCCTAATTTGAAG GacaagaaaatcaagaaaaagtTATCAAAATGA